The proteins below are encoded in one region of Nitrosomonas ureae:
- a CDS encoding DUF1499 domain-containing protein: MNYQVALTILIGGAALGMMAILSAIVSILAIITSVDTKVTGILSALVGLALGLAVAAPVFLTIQAGYKVPRIHDITTDLQNPPNFAAILTLRTAEHNPLDRKAPANLTELQQAGYPDLGSLLIDKYPSQVFTEAVALAKARDWEIIAVSAEDGIIEATDTTLFMGFKDDIVIRVAAEADKTIVDMRSASRIGISDMGTNATRIKAFLHELNNVK, encoded by the coding sequence ATGAACTACCAAGTGGCGTTGACAATTCTTATCGGTGGAGCAGCGCTTGGCATGATGGCCATACTTTCCGCCATTGTCAGCATTCTCGCCATAATCACATCAGTTGACACTAAAGTAACAGGTATACTCTCAGCACTCGTTGGGCTGGCACTTGGCCTTGCTGTTGCGGCACCAGTCTTTCTCACCATTCAGGCGGGATACAAAGTACCGCGTATTCATGACATCACCACCGATCTGCAGAACCCACCCAACTTCGCAGCCATTCTTACTTTGCGCACAGCGGAACATAACCCGCTAGACCGGAAAGCGCCCGCTAATCTTACTGAGCTTCAGCAAGCGGGATATCCCGACCTCGGTTCTTTGCTGATTGATAAATATCCGAGTCAAGTCTTTACAGAGGCTGTCGCGCTCGCCAAAGCGCGTGACTGGGAAATCATAGCAGTCTCTGCAGAGGACGGTATCATCGAAGCGACCGATACAACCCTGTTCATGGGTTTTAAGGATGATATCGTGATTCGCGTAGCCGCTGAAGCAGATAAAACGATCGTTGATATGCGCTCCGCTTCTCGTATCGGAATCAGCGATATGGGGACTAACGCTACGCGCATTAAAGCGTTCTTGCATGAACTTAACAATGTAAAGTAG
- a CDS encoding IS110 family transposase, with the protein MDDNHHGIVGGVDTHKDIHFAAVVDTYDRVLASNSFSTTRQGYKSMLMNWMQSFGEVKRIGIECTGTYGAGLLRYLQQFDVEILEVTSPDKMDRRRRGKNDTIDAENAAHAAFAGIRTVTPKTRDGMVESLRVLKVCRKTAIAARRIALQMIQMNIISAPESIREPLRALTRMQLIRTLVTWRPDLGGYRNISTAYKIALKSLARRYLELHDEIADRDVMISAIVDELAPDLIAGKAIGYESAAQLLITAGDNPDRLKSEASFAALCGVNPIPASSGKVNRHRLNRGGDRAANSALHIIAIGRLRTDNKTKEYVDKSLTQGHTKLEALRCLKRYIAREVYYILKKRNNLINSIQIAA; encoded by the coding sequence ATGGATGACAATCATCATGGCATAGTTGGAGGAGTTGATACCCACAAAGACATACATTTCGCAGCCGTAGTCGATACTTACGATCGAGTGCTTGCCAGTAATTCTTTCTCCACAACACGGCAAGGATACAAATCAATGCTGATGAATTGGATGCAATCTTTTGGTGAGGTCAAGCGCATTGGAATAGAATGCACTGGGACTTATGGTGCGGGTTTGCTAAGGTATCTGCAGCAGTTTGACGTCGAAATTTTAGAAGTTACCTCACCTGATAAAATGGATCGACGCAGACGCGGCAAGAACGATACAATCGATGCGGAAAATGCGGCCCATGCTGCATTTGCTGGAATACGAACCGTCACACCTAAAACACGAGATGGCATGGTGGAGTCGTTACGAGTTCTAAAGGTATGTAGGAAGACTGCCATTGCAGCTAGACGTATCGCACTCCAAATGATCCAAATGAATATTATTTCCGCACCAGAGTCGATTCGGGAACCGCTCCGTGCACTGACTCGCATGCAATTAATCCGTACTCTTGTCACTTGGCGGCCAGATCTGGGCGGGTATCGTAATATATCAACTGCATACAAAATCGCATTGAAATCTCTTGCACGGCGATATCTGGAATTGCATGATGAGATTGCGGATCGGGATGTCATGATCTCAGCCATAGTTGATGAACTTGCTCCCGATCTGATTGCAGGTAAAGCCATTGGTTATGAGTCTGCTGCACAATTACTCATTACCGCGGGAGACAATCCGGATCGATTAAAATCCGAAGCTAGCTTTGCCGCATTATGCGGTGTAAATCCAATTCCTGCTTCCTCGGGCAAGGTCAATAGACACAGATTGAATCGCGGCGGTGACAGAGCCGCTAATAGTGCACTGCATATTATCGCTATTGGACGACTGAGGACGGACAATAAAACTAAAGAGTACGTTGATAAAAGTTTGACACAAGGGCATACGAAACTTGAGGCGCTGCGGTGCCTTAAACGCTATATTGCGCGAGAAGTTTATTACATTCTGAAAAAACGCAACAATCTTATCAATAGTATCCAAATTGCTGCTTGA
- a CDS encoding group I truncated hemoglobin, which translates to MKTLVILTVLFSSACVNQMSSVSVYKELGGYPKIEQIVDNFIIEIEKDPVIFEYFKESDVERFRTKLTEHICFHTGGPCKYTGDTMERVHDGMNITETDFNRGVDLLINAMYQADIPHRIQNKMLAIFVPMREQMIYRP; encoded by the coding sequence ATGAAAACATTAGTAATTTTAACTGTTTTGTTTTCATCAGCCTGCGTCAATCAGATGAGCTCAGTGTCAGTATATAAGGAATTAGGTGGATACCCAAAGATCGAACAGATTGTCGATAATTTTATAATCGAGATTGAAAAAGATCCGGTTATTTTTGAGTATTTTAAAGAGTCGGATGTAGAAAGATTTCGCACCAAGCTAACTGAGCATATTTGTTTCCATACTGGTGGTCCGTGTAAATATACGGGCGATACTATGGAAAGGGTTCACGATGGTATGAATATTACCGAGACCGACTTTAACCGGGGCGTTGATCTGCTGATTAATGCCATGTATCAGGCCGACATTCCACATAGGATACAAAATAAGATGTTGGCAATATTTGTTCCGATGCGTGAGCAAATGATTTATAGGCCATAG
- a CDS encoding transposase: protein MTQNYKPAYPPEFRQQMVELVALGKCPKQLSKEFGCHYTSIQTWCRAAGVPIRSSQAIAFAATSSVASLSANERQELLELRKKLKRVEMERDILAKATAWFANNKD, encoded by the coding sequence ATGACACAAAACTACAAACCTGCTTACCCACCGGAGTTTCGTCAGCAGATGGTGGAATTGGTAGCATTAGGCAAATGCCCCAAGCAATTATCCAAGGAATTTGGATGCCACTACACTTCGATACAAACCTGGTGTCGAGCAGCAGGTGTACCAATTAGATCAAGCCAGGCAATTGCTTTCGCTGCGACATCGAGTGTTGCTTCCTTGAGTGCCAACGAACGGCAGGAACTGCTGGAATTGCGTAAGAAGCTCAAGCGTGTGGAGATGGAGCGTGACATATTGGCAAAGGCTACGGCCTGGTTTGCAAACAACAAGGATTGA
- a CDS encoding sensor domain-containing phosphodiesterase, translated as MLKPQESLNQGLIKLALRTLNYGILKLVGGLLCLTTCSILVSVWISTTNHARKQVAQGLDIGQNIFTQVLASRESQLYNSADVLTADFGFIQSVASQDKDTITSVLFNHGERISADLMALLSFDGNVISSTSTGLGSNDPFPAKELIRKAISSGGVASILEIDKQLYQVILLTVNAPVPIAIAVVGFEINQALIEELSAITKLNTTIELSHAGGQNMTISSVPNNELINVYDSVKLELDILRSPFEREHRFFSKRFLLSELEGRQVWIILSEDINQLFSEFNLLQLEITFITLLSIGLTLLMGAVFARNLTLPLTNLEIMAQRVARGDYHKHINIQANSKEIDNLAIAFSVMQENVCSREEKIQFQASHDVLTGLYNRYQISTIIQQKMSEQKPFQAFGMNILGYRGINDVFGYQIGDSCLQSLAVRFMKLGGQAARLGGGELLWLPDQFINEKALLELRQQLEQPLEVDNTVLNIRFSIGVTCFPDDAEDTQTLFRRLSIAVDHARREKNLFQAYRQDLEENYLYRLEVLNELKQALSSTQSELAVFYQPKLSLNTGKISKVEALIRWNNKRLGFVSPELFILVAEQAGLINQVTNWVIDRVIYDLRQWDQIGISLQVAINLSVHDVTNIDLLPGVVQRLKLAGLGKNKLAFEITESDLMKEPEKAIEQLQAFRTYGFNLAIDDFGTGYSSLSYLKNMPVTELKIDKSFILKLDQQLEDQNIVQTIIALARTFKLEIVAEGVENEATLRLLNAWGCDWIQGYFISKPMASDQIQRWLEEHGTTKWIRNDIEKYRYKKYA; from the coding sequence TTGTTAAAACCCCAAGAAAGTTTAAACCAAGGTTTAATTAAATTGGCATTGCGAACATTAAACTACGGCATACTTAAACTTGTTGGCGGATTGTTATGTTTGACTACCTGCTCGATTCTGGTTTCAGTTTGGATATCAACGACAAATCATGCAAGAAAACAAGTCGCACAGGGCTTGGACATAGGGCAAAATATTTTCACGCAAGTGTTAGCCAGTCGGGAAAGCCAATTATATAACTCTGCAGATGTACTGACTGCTGATTTTGGCTTCATACAGTCGGTTGCCTCACAAGACAAGGATACAATAACTAGTGTTTTATTTAATCACGGTGAGCGTATTTCTGCTGATTTAATGGCACTCTTATCGTTTGATGGAAATGTCATTTCCAGTACTTCCACAGGTCTTGGCAGCAACGATCCTTTTCCTGCCAAAGAACTTATCAGGAAAGCCATTAGTAGCGGTGGCGTGGCATCTATTTTAGAAATAGATAAACAGCTATATCAAGTTATTTTATTAACTGTGAATGCGCCTGTTCCCATCGCAATTGCTGTAGTCGGATTCGAAATTAATCAGGCGTTGATTGAAGAGTTGTCAGCAATAACAAAGTTAAACACCACAATTGAATTGAGCCATGCTGGAGGCCAGAATATGACAATCAGCTCAGTGCCTAACAATGAACTGATTAATGTTTATGATAGCGTTAAACTAGAACTGGATATCCTGAGATCGCCCTTTGAGCGTGAACATAGATTTTTCTCCAAACGTTTTTTGCTGTCAGAATTGGAAGGTAGGCAAGTGTGGATTATCTTGTCTGAAGACATCAATCAGCTGTTTTCTGAATTTAATTTATTACAGCTTGAAATAACTTTCATCACTCTGCTTTCTATAGGCCTGACTCTTCTTATGGGCGCAGTCTTTGCAAGAAATCTGACTTTACCTCTGACTAATCTTGAAATAATGGCACAACGTGTAGCGCGTGGAGACTATCATAAGCACATCAATATTCAAGCGAATTCTAAAGAAATTGATAATCTGGCGATTGCTTTTAGCGTTATGCAGGAAAACGTATGTTCCAGGGAAGAGAAAATACAATTCCAGGCTAGTCATGATGTATTGACAGGTTTATATAACCGCTATCAGATTTCAACAATCATTCAGCAAAAAATGTCTGAACAAAAACCATTCCAGGCATTTGGTATGAATATCCTGGGTTATCGTGGGATTAACGATGTATTTGGTTACCAGATTGGCGATAGTTGTTTGCAATCTCTAGCTGTACGATTCATGAAATTAGGTGGTCAAGCAGCTCGTTTGGGCGGCGGAGAATTACTCTGGCTGCCTGACCAATTCATCAATGAGAAGGCTTTGTTAGAACTTCGTCAGCAGTTGGAACAGCCGCTCGAGGTAGATAATACAGTTTTAAATATTAGGTTTTCGATTGGTGTAACGTGCTTTCCAGATGATGCTGAGGATACACAAACGCTATTTCGCCGTTTAAGTATTGCTGTTGACCATGCGCGCAGGGAGAAAAATTTATTTCAAGCATATCGTCAAGATTTGGAAGAAAATTATTTATATCGGCTTGAAGTGTTGAATGAGCTCAAACAAGCATTAAGTTCAACTCAATCGGAACTTGCAGTTTTTTATCAACCGAAACTGAGCTTGAATACTGGAAAAATCAGCAAAGTAGAGGCATTAATCCGATGGAATAACAAACGGTTGGGATTTGTTTCTCCAGAACTATTCATTCTTGTTGCGGAGCAGGCTGGACTTATCAATCAGGTGACTAACTGGGTAATTGATCGCGTTATTTATGACTTGCGTCAATGGGATCAAATCGGTATCAGCTTACAAGTCGCAATAAACCTTTCTGTCCATGATGTGACAAATATTGATTTGTTGCCTGGAGTGGTGCAGCGACTGAAGCTAGCTGGATTAGGTAAAAATAAACTGGCTTTTGAGATCACAGAAAGTGATCTGATGAAAGAACCCGAAAAAGCCATAGAACAGTTACAGGCCTTCAGAACGTATGGATTTAATTTGGCGATAGACGATTTTGGTACAGGCTATTCCTCGTTATCTTACCTGAAAAACATGCCGGTAACCGAGTTAAAAATTGATAAGAGCTTTATTCTCAAGCTTGATCAGCAATTGGAAGACCAAAATATCGTGCAAACTATTATCGCTCTCGCCCGTACTTTTAAACTGGAAATTGTGGCGGAAGGTGTTGAGAACGAGGCCACATTACGACTACTAAATGCTTGGGGATGCGACTGGATCCAAGGATATTTTATCAGTAAACCAATGGCAAGTGACCAAATTCAGCGTTGGCTAGAAGAACATGGCACCACAAAATGGATACGCAATGATATTGAAAAATATAGGTATAAAAAATATGCGTAA
- a CDS encoding DUF3034 family protein, translating into MSKFKACILLYLLMVGQILAGQGKLLETAGLTQIEGSGGGGIVPWATISGYGSRDETSASVFNSLVFLDDYRLHSLGGSLGLFDRVELSFAHQNLNLSTSGGEIRQNIYGIKTRLYGDLIYTFLPQISIGVQHKTLIDGAVASAVGAKNNNSGTDFYIAATKVHLGAVGGYNLIWNLAARATKANQLGLLGYGGGKNDDYQAMMEGSVGVLLSRNWVVGYEYRQKPNNLVGVKENDWQDFFATYIPNKHFNLTLAWTRLGDIAGAKDQQGFYFSATGYLW; encoded by the coding sequence ATGAGTAAATTTAAAGCATGCATACTACTTTATTTGTTGATGGTTGGCCAGATCCTGGCTGGACAAGGCAAATTATTGGAGACTGCAGGACTTACCCAAATAGAAGGTAGTGGCGGGGGCGGTATCGTACCTTGGGCAACAATTTCCGGATATGGAAGTCGTGATGAAACCTCTGCATCCGTTTTTAATTCACTGGTTTTTCTCGATGATTATCGCTTACATTCATTAGGAGGTAGTTTAGGGTTATTTGACCGAGTAGAACTGAGTTTTGCACATCAAAACCTAAACTTATCCACATCTGGTGGCGAAATACGGCAGAATATTTATGGTATAAAAACCCGCCTATATGGCGACCTCATATATACATTCCTGCCCCAGATAAGTATTGGTGTGCAACACAAAACGCTAATTGATGGAGCTGTTGCTTCAGCCGTTGGTGCCAAAAATAATAACAGCGGAACCGACTTTTATATTGCGGCCACTAAAGTACATCTTGGTGCTGTGGGTGGTTACAATTTAATTTGGAATCTGGCAGCACGCGCTACAAAAGCCAATCAACTTGGTTTGCTGGGCTACGGAGGAGGGAAAAATGATGACTACCAAGCGATGATGGAAGGTTCTGTCGGTGTGTTGTTGTCTCGTAATTGGGTAGTTGGGTACGAATATAGACAAAAACCTAACAATTTGGTTGGGGTTAAAGAGAATGATTGGCAGGATTTTTTTGCCACTTATATCCCTAACAAGCATTTTAATCTTACCTTGGCCTGGACACGTCTAGGTGATATTGCTGGCGCAAAGGATCAGCAAGGGTTTTATTTCTCAGCAACTGGCTATTTATGGTAG
- a CDS encoding methylamine utilization protein, producing MSKIRQIIMLFVVVWPSIGSAQLKIQLFDQDNKPVSQAVISIPTKIASATDGQKAVMDQINQQFVPHVLTINQGQFVLFPNRDNIRHHVYSFSGPKPFEIKLYKGTPTLPELFDKPGIVVLGCNVHDHMVGYIYVTDNNLVAMTNENGVADFEAQVPDTVKIWHAQLAEGADKIITAPLVKKNDQGVWQLTTNLRPVIVKTPRKFKPRFN from the coding sequence ATGAGCAAGATTAGACAAATTATTATGTTATTTGTGGTTGTTTGGCCAAGTATTGGTAGCGCTCAGCTGAAGATTCAGTTATTTGATCAGGATAATAAACCAGTCAGTCAAGCAGTAATAAGCATTCCTACAAAGATCGCGTCAGCTACTGATGGGCAGAAAGCTGTTATGGATCAAATTAATCAACAGTTTGTACCTCACGTTTTAACAATCAACCAAGGACAATTTGTCTTGTTCCCCAATAGGGACAATATTAGACATCATGTTTACAGTTTTTCTGGGCCAAAACCATTTGAAATTAAGCTATATAAAGGCACGCCCACTTTGCCAGAATTATTTGATAAACCAGGAATTGTGGTTCTAGGATGTAACGTTCATGATCACATGGTTGGCTATATTTATGTGACTGACAATAATTTGGTCGCTATGACAAATGAAAATGGTGTAGCAGATTTTGAGGCACAAGTGCCTGACACAGTGAAGATTTGGCATGCGCAATTAGCAGAAGGCGCAGATAAAATTATTACTGCACCACTTGTAAAAAAAAATGATCAGGGCGTCTGGCAATTAACGACGAACTTGCGGCCAGTAATTGTTAAAACCCCAAGAAAGTTTAAACCAAGGTTTAATTAA
- a CDS encoding multicopper oxidase family protein, translating to MTSVNYRRRQFLQYAALGTITAAMPGFSLAEIRSAGKTANSAFKADVEIALTAQAADMPILPGAHTHVLTYRGKVLNGPQTALKELPGYLGPILNFERGQKVRIYFRNQLPEPCITHWHGMHVPQVMDGHPMYAIDQGEQYIYEFEVDNPAGTNWYHAHTHELTATQVYQGLGGLITVTDEAERRLELPSGEYDLPLIIQDRSFTQGNQLRYMLGMHQRMQGFWGDTILLNGQKDNVIPVKTRAYRLRILNASNARIYKLGWNDGTPLTAIGTDGGLLPRPETFPYIMLAPAERVELWVDFSDRKVGSDLTLHSLPYQIPTSHMGGMGGRGRMGMMDQAGQHEALSIATFRIAERTSDSPKLPDRLIPMQRWTASHVTQPDKTVPIAIGMRHMSFQLNGRTFEMENYQEIEKIPVNSLQRIRIFHESGMRMGRMGGGMRGGGMGMMMSQPHPIHIHGQQFQIVSRTQTNSQSSAYNTIKDGFINNGWKDTVLVWLGEEIEIIKPFQDHVGLFLYHCHNLEHEDMGMMRNFWVG from the coding sequence ATGACCAGCGTAAATTATCGAAGACGGCAATTTCTGCAATATGCCGCGTTGGGAACAATAACCGCCGCAATGCCCGGTTTCTCTCTGGCTGAAATCCGTTCAGCAGGAAAAACCGCCAATAGTGCTTTCAAGGCTGATGTTGAAATTGCTCTCACAGCGCAGGCGGCTGATATGCCGATTCTTCCCGGCGCACATACGCATGTTTTAACATACCGCGGGAAAGTGCTCAACGGCCCGCAAACCGCACTAAAAGAGCTACCAGGTTATTTGGGTCCGATCCTGAATTTCGAACGCGGTCAGAAAGTCCGGATATATTTCCGTAACCAATTACCGGAGCCTTGCATCACCCATTGGCATGGCATGCACGTACCGCAAGTGATGGATGGTCATCCGATGTACGCCATCGATCAAGGTGAACAGTATATTTATGAATTCGAAGTAGACAATCCAGCAGGCACCAACTGGTACCATGCCCATACCCACGAATTGACCGCCACGCAGGTTTACCAAGGCTTGGGCGGGTTGATTACCGTAACCGATGAAGCGGAACGAAGACTGGAATTGCCCAGCGGAGAATATGATTTGCCGCTGATCATTCAGGATCGCAGTTTTACGCAGGGCAATCAGTTGCGTTATATGCTGGGCATGCATCAGCGCATGCAAGGGTTTTGGGGCGATACCATTCTGCTCAACGGCCAGAAAGACAACGTGATTCCGGTCAAGACCAGAGCTTATCGGCTGAGAATTTTAAATGCATCGAATGCCAGAATTTATAAGTTGGGGTGGAATGACGGCACACCGCTGACAGCAATCGGCACCGACGGCGGATTACTGCCAAGACCCGAAACATTCCCTTATATCATGCTTGCCCCCGCTGAGCGGGTTGAATTATGGGTCGATTTCAGCGACCGCAAAGTGGGTTCTGATTTAACATTGCACAGTTTGCCGTATCAAATCCCCACCTCACACATGGGAGGAATGGGAGGCAGAGGCAGAATGGGTATGATGGACCAGGCAGGGCAGCATGAAGCACTTTCGATTGCAACCTTCAGAATCGCCGAACGCACAAGTGACTCGCCCAAGTTACCGGATCGATTAATTCCAATGCAGCGTTGGACGGCATCCCATGTAACTCAACCGGATAAAACCGTCCCTATCGCAATCGGCATGCGTCATATGTCGTTCCAGTTGAATGGCAGAACTTTTGAGATGGAAAACTATCAGGAAATAGAAAAAATCCCAGTCAATAGTTTACAAAGAATCAGGATATTTCACGAATCCGGTATGAGAATGGGAAGAATGGGCGGTGGCATGCGTGGTGGCGGCATGGGCATGATGATGTCTCAACCTCATCCGATTCACATTCACGGCCAGCAATTTCAAATCGTATCACGCACCCAAACCAATTCGCAAAGCAGCGCATACAACACCATTAAAGATGGATTTATTAATAACGGCTGGAAGGACACCGTGCTGGTATGGCTAGGGGAAGAAATAGAAATTATCAAGCCATTCCAGGATCATGTTGGTTTGTTTCTCTATCACTGCCATAATCTTGAACATGAAGACATGGGGATGATGCGTAATTTCTGGGTGGGATGA
- a CDS encoding IS5 family transposase translates to MQMSFGTLELAERLKRENVLVKIDALIEWEELRPKLTGLYKLELSHGGGQEPFDGLLMFKAILLGQWHSLSDAALEQALCVRIDFLQFCGLSLSDAIPDETTLCRFRNRLITNDRLDDLLATINEQLQSHGLMIKGATGAVIDATLIESAARPKKTITLEVDAEEGKVVQFEDGSQPGINCIEEQSADPDATWLKKGKKSQFGYRSYLVVDAQDGYVRGVYTAPANQSEMMHFEAAIDGAHIEANRVYADKGSASNANRQFLRKQKIKSAIMHRAYKNKPLSSRQKLANQLISKKRYIVEQCFGTIKRLFRMERASYFGTTKVNAQVILKSICMNLKKAANKIFVDQPLRGAIRPNIT, encoded by the coding sequence ATGCAGATGAGTTTTGGAACACTGGAATTAGCAGAGCGATTGAAGCGAGAAAATGTTCTGGTGAAGATTGATGCCCTAATTGAGTGGGAGGAATTACGTCCGAAACTTACGGGTTTATACAAGCTCGAGTTATCGCATGGTGGAGGCCAAGAGCCGTTTGATGGGTTGTTGATGTTCAAAGCGATCCTGCTAGGTCAGTGGCATAGTTTATCGGACGCTGCGTTGGAGCAAGCACTGTGTGTACGCATTGATTTTCTGCAATTTTGCGGACTGTCCTTGTCGGATGCGATACCGGACGAAACCACTTTGTGCCGGTTCCGTAACCGGCTAATAACCAACGATCGGCTAGATGATCTGCTGGCCACTATTAATGAACAGCTTCAATCCCACGGATTGATGATCAAGGGTGCGACAGGAGCGGTCATTGATGCCACGCTGATTGAGTCAGCGGCACGCCCTAAAAAGACCATCACACTGGAAGTGGATGCCGAAGAAGGTAAGGTTGTTCAGTTTGAAGATGGCAGTCAACCTGGAATCAACTGTATCGAAGAACAAAGCGCGGATCCGGATGCGACCTGGCTAAAGAAAGGCAAGAAGTCACAGTTTGGCTACCGCAGTTACCTGGTGGTGGACGCACAAGACGGCTATGTGCGCGGGGTTTACACCGCCCCTGCCAACCAGAGCGAAATGATGCATTTCGAAGCCGCTATCGATGGTGCGCATATCGAGGCGAATCGGGTGTATGCCGACAAGGGATCCGCCAGCAATGCCAATCGGCAATTTCTAAGAAAGCAAAAGATCAAGAGCGCAATCATGCATCGCGCGTACAAGAATAAACCCCTCTCGTCACGCCAGAAGCTGGCGAATCAATTGATCAGTAAAAAACGCTATATTGTCGAACAGTGTTTCGGCACAATCAAACGCTTATTCAGAATGGAACGCGCCAGCTACTTCGGTACGACGAAAGTCAACGCCCAAGTCATACTGAAAAGTATCTGCATGAATCTAAAGAAAGCAGCCAACAAAATCTTCGTAGACCAACCATTAAGGGGAGCGATCCGTCCAAATATTACATAA
- a CDS encoding IS3 family transposase → MGKVYQLIKANRAQFPARVLCETLGVSHSGYYDWAKRTPSRRAITNCRLIEQIMAIYRTSDCTYGRPRITVELADRGVRVNHKRVGRLMREAGIKGVSRRRGFVITTHRNKRDRPAPDLVQRHFKAASINQLWVADMTYIPTWAGFLYLAVVIDVFSRKVVGWSFGETMTASLVISALNMALITRKPGKVIHHSDSKNTCTRFQ, encoded by the coding sequence ATGGGGAAGGTGTACCAATTAATCAAGGCAAACCGGGCCCAATTTCCGGCTCGTGTTCTATGCGAGACACTCGGTGTATCGCACAGCGGTTACTATGACTGGGCAAAACGCACACCCAGCCGACGGGCCATTACCAACTGTCGATTGATCGAGCAGATCATGGCCATATACCGTACCAGCGATTGTACGTATGGCCGTCCCCGCATTACCGTTGAATTAGCCGATCGTGGAGTCAGGGTCAATCATAAGCGCGTAGGCAGGTTGATGCGTGAAGCTGGAATTAAAGGGGTGAGTCGCAGGCGAGGCTTTGTGATCACGACTCATCGGAATAAGCGTGACCGCCCTGCACCGGATTTAGTGCAACGCCATTTCAAGGCAGCTAGCATCAATCAACTATGGGTTGCGGACATGACTTACATTCCTACCTGGGCAGGGTTCCTGTACCTGGCCGTGGTCATCGATGTATTCAGCCGTAAGGTAGTGGGCTGGTCTTTCGGTGAAACCATGACAGCAAGCCTGGTGATCAGTGCGTTGAACATGGCGTTAATCACTCGTAAACCGGGCAAAGTGATTCACCATAGCGATAGTAAGAATACTTGCACCAGATTTCAATAA
- a CDS encoding IS30 family transposase: MNYTHLTREERYQIYALKKAGHSQSEIATVIDRSVSTISRELARNCGARGYRPKQAHNKAVERKAINARAIDDATWQFAQEKLMLQWSPDQISNYAGISIETVYQRVYADKRNGGILWKNLRCQKQRRKRYGKTDRRGIIPNRQSIEQRPAIVDARSRIGDWEADTIIGKNHRQAIVSLVERKTGYTLIRKVERKTTEAVIKATTRLLKPHRRRVHTITSDNGLPAESTDIYLKNIPGTCTVPNNKSRPSAACT; this comes from the coding sequence ATGAACTACACACACCTAACCCGAGAAGAACGATACCAGATATACGCCTTGAAGAAAGCGGGACATTCACAAAGCGAGATCGCCACCGTCATCGACCGAAGCGTATCAACTATCAGCCGAGAGTTGGCCCGTAACTGCGGGGCGCGTGGCTATCGCCCCAAACAGGCGCATAACAAAGCAGTCGAGCGGAAAGCCATCAATGCGCGGGCGATAGACGATGCAACCTGGCAGTTTGCGCAAGAGAAACTCATGCTGCAATGGAGCCCAGACCAGATCAGCAACTATGCGGGCATCAGCATTGAGACGGTGTACCAGAGGGTTTATGCCGACAAACGAAACGGCGGCATTCTTTGGAAGAATCTGCGCTGTCAGAAGCAGCGCCGGAAGCGTTATGGCAAGACAGATCGGCGCGGCATCATCCCCAACCGCCAATCCATTGAGCAACGTCCGGCTATCGTCGATGCTAGAAGTCGTATCGGCGACTGGGAGGCAGATACCATCATCGGCAAGAACCACCGGCAGGCCATCGTCAGCCTGGTCGAGCGAAAGACGGGATACACGCTGATTCGCAAGGTGGAGCGGAAGACCACCGAGGCAGTGATAAAAGCAACCACTCGCCTGCTCAAGCCACACCGAAGACGGGTGCATACGATTACTTCCGACAACGGACTACCTGCGGAGTCAACTGATATTTACCTCAAAAATATCCCTGGCACCTGTACCGTGCCTAACAATAAATCTCGACCAAGCGCTGCTTGTACCTAA